The nucleotide window TTTTCCTCATCGCCGCATTTCAGTATCGCGCTTTCAAGTGCGGCCACGGCGTTGGCAAGGCTTTCTAGAACCAGGGACACTCGAGTTCATCTCCTTTGTCGGAAGTCGTCGATCCTTTTCAGTGGTTTGCGGATCATCTTGGTCTTCCTAATAATAGCACAAGGACAACAGAGTGCTGCCGACTCCTTGCCAAGATCCCTCCGGCGCTTCGCTCCGTTCGGGACGACATGGCACTGTCATCTGAACGTCTCTTGCCCCTCTGGTGGCTATTATGCCACGAAGGTGCCGCTTGTCTCCGCACATGGAGCCACAGCTATTCAAAAAAAAGGTGCTGCCATTCTCATACGGAGGGATGGCTAAAGAAAACTCAATTAGGTTTCGTTCGTATGCTCCGGTCGGTCTTCTACGGATTGCCAAGCCCCCTCTCTATTGTTACAATTGTAGTAACTGAGAGGGGGCTTTTGCATGCCTGCGACAACGAAGATGAAGAAAGAAAAAAAGATCTCCGGGAGAGATGGGCGCGAGCCGACCATTCCTGTCAGGGTGAGTTGCTCCCTGTACGGGGCCGCCCAAAAGACTGCGCGCGCCGAACACCGTACTATCGCCGGACAGGTGGAGTACTGGGCGCGGTTGGGGCGCGCCACTCTTGATAACCCAGACCTTCCTGTTGAATTAGTGCGCTCCATTCTAGCGGCGCAGCGCAGACAGGAAATAGAACCGTTCGTCCCGGAAGAGTGAGCGATGATCTCTGCGAAACCACAAACCATCGTTCTTCAGGAACGAGAGTTCAAGGTCGCGTACAAGAAGCTCCATCAGAACCAAAAGAAAGCGGTGAACACCGCGATACTCGAAATCGTAGGCAATCCATTGGCAGGCGTCGAGAAAAAAGGCGATCTTAAGGGCGTCTACGTATATAAATTCAAATGTCTCGACAGGATTTTTCTGCTGGCCTATCAATGGGATCCCCTTACGAGGATACTTCTCGCTCTTGGCGTTCACGAAAATTTCTACCGAGATATGAAGCGAAACTTGTAATCTCAACGAAAAGCATGGCAGGGAGGTTTCTCATGGCACCATGTCGAGGTTCAGGACGGGGGCGGAGGACGGAAGACGATTAAAGCGCGTAAAGGAGTCGTGGACGTTGTCTCGTTTGCAATCCTCACCGCCTGCAGGCCGAAGGACGAGTCCGAGATCTTCGAGCGCTCCTTTTGCGGCAACGAGCTTCGGTACGCCTACCCGACCGTCAGGCTGTGAGAGCTGGACCCCGAGCGACCTTTCCTGTCATCCCGAGCGCAGCGAGGGATCTCGGAAACGAACGTGCGCAAAAACCGAGGCCCTCCTCGCGTTGACAATCGAATACAGAAACATAAAATTCTCTTGAAGAGGGGTCCCCCTTACGGTTTCTTGTACACCAGCAGATTGTCCGGTCCCGTCGCGTTGAAACAAGAGTTTGACTTGACCTCCTATAACATGTACCATATCCAGTACCATGGGAGGTGATGATATGAGCCGTATTACGGCGACCGAGGCCCGCAAGCGTCTCTTTCAGCTTCTTGACGAGGTGGCGGAGTCTCACGTTCCTGTGCGCATCGCGGGAAGGCGCAATACGGCGGTTCTGGTGGGGGAGTCTGACTGGAGGGCCATCGAGGAGACTCTCTTTCTCTGCGGTATCCCCGGAATGCGCGAATCAATCGTAGACGGTATGGCGACTCCGATCGAGGATTGTTCAGAGGATGTCGAATGGTAGTGCCTTGGAGGGTCGTCTTCACCAAGGCGGCCCGAAAGGATGCGGAAAAGCTGCTTTCAGCCGGATTGAAGCCCAAGGCGGAGCTGCTTATCGCGATATTGCGAGAGGATCCGTTCCAATCCCCTCACCCTTTTGAGAAGCTGGTGGGCAGTCTTTCGGGCGCGTATTCTCGGCGCATCAATATATGCCACCGTCTCGTCTACCAAGTGATCGAGACGGAGCGCACGGTGAAGGTGCTTCGCATGTGGAGCCATTACGAGTAGCTTCCGTCCGCCCCAGTGTCCGGAATGCCCGAGGGGCTGAAGGACAACAGAGTGGTGTTGACTCTTTTCAGTCATCCCGAACGCCTAACGTACACCTCCGTCATCCCGAACGCCTAACATACACCTCCGTCATCCCGAACGCCCAACGTACACCTCCGTCATCCCGAACGCCCAACGGGCGGAGGGATCTAGGCAATAAACTTGCTCAAACACCGAGGTTTCTCCTCGAAAGGAGGTACCCCTTACGGTTTTTTGTACACCTCGCTCCGATGAGCGATGCGTATCACGTAAACCAGCACGCGGGCGTGTTCTTCCCGAGGAAGAGACTCAAGCGCCTTCCGCGCCGACCTCTTAACCTCGATCGAGTGGGCCATATTTATCCTCGTAGTCCCTCACAACCTCGCTCAAGGGTACGGCGGGTTCGTCCCTGTGCACAGCGACGAAGGCGACATCCTCGGCATCCTCCCGCTCCTCCAGATACCGGAGATAGGCGGCGTAGTCAAGCATCCTCAACACGTCCTCGGGCCCCATCAGGTCAATCA belongs to Synergistaceae bacterium and includes:
- a CDS encoding Txe/YoeB family addiction module toxin is translated as MPWRVVFTKAARKDAEKLLSAGLKPKAELLIAILREDPFQSPHPFEKLVGSLSGAYSRRINICHRLVYQVIETERTVKVLRMWSHYE
- a CDS encoding type II toxin-antitoxin system Phd/YefM family antitoxin encodes the protein MSRITATEARKRLFQLLDEVAESHVPVRIAGRRNTAVLVGESDWRAIEETLFLCGIPGMRESIVDGMATPIEDCSEDVEW
- a CDS encoding type II toxin-antitoxin system RelE/ParE family toxin encodes the protein MISAKPQTIVLQEREFKVAYKKLHQNQKKAVNTAILEIVGNPLAGVEKKGDLKGVYVYKFKCLDRIFLLAYQWDPLTRILLALGVHENFYRDMKRNL